The following coding sequences lie in one Spinacia oleracea cultivar Varoflay chromosome 1, BTI_SOV_V1, whole genome shotgun sequence genomic window:
- the LOC110777594 gene encoding berberine bridge enzyme-like 17 has product MLDFGYYFSSSDLLYIGIAIDVCELAVNGRRKEGERKIWEASNSSIDNFLQCIPSQSNSSHPISNAIYTPTNSSFINVLQNYIRLETIWKKMIQVQSDNILLMQWNPYGGRMSEIPEDATAFPHRAGNLFKIQYLTLWQNHSVEATNKNIQATRDLHTTFTPFVSNNPRETFLNYRDIDIGTNINGTLDFAMDFFKNNVKRLLQVKAKVDPTNFFRYEQSIPIS; this is encoded by the exons ATGCTCGATTTTGGGTATTATTTTTCTTCATCCGATTTGTTGTATATTGGGATTGCAATTGATGTGTGTGAATTAGCCGTAaatggaagaaggaaggagggagagagaaagatctGGGAAG CTTCAAATTCATCCATTGACAACTTCCTTCAATGCATTCCGTCTCAGTCGAATTCATCACATCCAATCTCTAACGCCATCTACACCCCTACTAACTCTTCGTTCATAAATGTTCTTCAAAATTACATAC GGTTAGAGACGATAtggaaaaaaatgattcaagtacAATCGGATAATATTCTGCTGATGCAATGGAATCCTTATGGTGGGAGGATGAGCGAGATTCCTGAGGATGCAACGGCATTCCCTCATCGAGCAGGAAACCTCTTTAAGATACAATACCTTACACTATGGCAAAATCATAGTGTTGAGGCTACAAATAAGAATATCCAAGCTACTCGAGACCTTCATACTACATTTACTCCTTTTGTGTCCAACAACCCAAGGGAAACATTCTTAAATTATAGGGACATTGACATAGGCACCAACATCAATGGGACCTTAGATTTTGCTATGGACTTTTTTAAGAACAATGTCAAGAGATTATTGCAAGTTAAAGCCAAGGTCGATCCCACCAATTTCTTCAGGTATGAACAGAGTATACCAATTTCCTAA
- the LOC110777595 gene encoding uncharacterized protein, translating into MANNMILLCLTLFCQSLISRILATNPEISQISSHQHQKNHPEIGVYELKKGNISVKLTNYGAIVMSVIIPDKHGKLADVVLGYDLARDYVNDTTYFGAIVGRVANRISGAQFTYKGVIYKLIPNDGKNSIHGGPKGFSRVIWDVDQYYPNDPSPYVRFSYFSPDGEQGFPGNLKVKVTYKIVEGRHLSIAMEAEPLNKASPVNLVQHTYWNLGGHNSGNILSHEVQIFASQITPVDDQLIPTGKFEQVKGTPFDFLKSHAVGNKITDLPGGYDINYVVDVAKKHGPMTRVAVVNERKSGRIMELWANKPGVQFYTSNTLSATGKGGYVYGPHAALCLETQGFPDSVNHPNFPSVMVAPGEKYNHHMLFKFSTIK; encoded by the exons ATGGCTAATAATATGATACTATTATGTTTAACTCTGTTTTGTCAAAGCTTAATTAGTAGAATATTAGCCACTAATCCTGAAATTTCTCAGATTTCAAGCCATCAACATCAAAAAAATCACCCAGAGATTGGTGTTTATGAGCTTAAGAAAGGGAATATCAGTGTTAAGCTCACTAATTATGGTGCTATTGTCATGTCCGTCATTATTCCTGACAAACATG GAAAGCTGGCTGATGTTGTTCTCGGGTATGACTTGGCGAGGGACTATGTG AATGATACAACATACTTTGGTGCTATTGTGGGCCGAGTCGCTAACAGGATCAGCGGTGCGCAATTCACTTACAAAGGGGTAATCTACAAACTCATTCCAAATGACGGGAAAAACAGTATTCATG GTGGCCCAAAAGGATTCAGTCGCGTTATCTGGGATGTAGATCAGTACTATCCGAATGATCCTTCTCCTTATGTTAGGTTCAGTTACTTCAGTCCTGATGGAGAACAAG GTTTCCCGGGTAATCTTAAAGTAAAAGTGACATATAAGATAGTCGAAGGAAGGCATCTGTCTATTGCAATGGAAGCAGAACCTTTGAACAAGGCATCTCCAGTTAATCTAGTCCAACATACGTACTGGAATCTTGGAGGCCACAACAGTGGAAACATTTTATCACATGAAGTTCAAATATTTGCTTCCCAAATCACTCCTGTAGATGATCAACTCATCCCAACTGGCAAATTCGAGCAAGTTAAGGGAACACCATTTGATTTTCTCAAATCCCATGCTGTTGGAAACAAGATTACTGATCTTCCAGGAGGATATGACATAAATTACGTGGTTGATGTGGCTAAAAAGCATGGTCCTATGACAAGAGTTGCTGTTGTAAATGAGAGAAAATCAGGGAGGATAATGGAGTTGTGGGCAAACAAGCCTGGAGTACAGTTTTATACTAGCAACACGCTGAGTGCGACAGGTAAAGGAGGATATGTTTATGGACCTCATGCTGCTTTGTGTTTGGAGACTCAGGGGTTTCCTGATTCAGTTAATCATCCAAATTTCCCTTCTGTGATGGTTGCACCTGGTGAAAAGTATAACCATcacatgttgttcaagttttcGACCATCAAGTGA